A section of the Branchiostoma lanceolatum isolate klBraLanc5 chromosome 19, klBraLanc5.hap2, whole genome shotgun sequence genome encodes:
- the LOC136425512 gene encoding normal mucosa of esophagus-specific gene 1 protein-like: MRLTPLYFTRTPFYKFLFGSVKTGKEVWPLVTIVTGVGCMAVSALTYTAITKSDVVFDKKTKPWLNVPLDRPTQKLVTINQTYKDIPELKVMSEIREMDKQQ, encoded by the exons ATGCGGCTAACGCCTCTCTACTTTACCCGGACACCGTTCTACAAATTTCTCTTCGGCTCGGTAAAAACTGGGAAGGAG GTGTGGCCCCTGGTGACCATCGTGACGGGGGTGGGGTGCATGGCGGTCAGTGCTCTGACGTACACAGCCATCACAAAGTCTGACGTCGT TTTTGACAAGAAGACCAAGCCTTGGCTGAATGTGCCTTTGGACAGACCGACGCAAAAG CTGGTGACAATTAACCAGACCTACAAGGACATCCCAGAGCTGAAGGTCATGAGCGAAATCCGCGAAATGGACAAGCAGCAATAA
- the LOC136425611 gene encoding normal mucosa of esophagus-specific gene 1 protein-like has protein sequence MRITQAVLALPKLTKRKWRPYKPDSFMKYARLSVLKDPSVWPLVTIVSGVGCLALAAMGWTAYSKADVVFDRSHEPNWEEVPLDRPTQKLVTINQTYKDIPEVHVMEQIEKEEKR, from the exons ATGAGGATTACCCAAGCCGTGCTCGCACTGCCCAAGCTGACCAAACGGAAGTGGCGTCCCTACAAGCCCGATAGCTTCATGAAGTATGCTCGCTTATCCGTGCTCAAGGATCCGTCG GTGTGGCCCCTGGTGACCATAGTATCGGGAGTGGGTTGTTTGGCGCTGGCTGCGATGGGCTGGACCGCCTACAGCAAGGCTGACGTAGT TTTTGACAGAAGCCATGAACCCAATTGGGAGGAGGTGCCTCTTGACAGACCGACACAAAAG CTGGTCACAATAAACCAGACGTATAAAGACATCCCAGAGGTGCACGTCATGGAACAGATCGAGAAGGAAGAGAAGCGTTAG